In Alosa alosa isolate M-15738 ecotype Scorff River chromosome 19, AALO_Geno_1.1, whole genome shotgun sequence, a genomic segment contains:
- the LOC125283967 gene encoding afadin — protein sequence MEHVYGNYLSIMDIGTNRESIDAAFKEQERGRLTHIINQWNSKRLDLFEISQPDQDLKYYGVMRFYWEDQVAGNVATKCLRVSCTDTSQEVTGTLLEKFRPDMKLKVDSFSLYEVHINKEERQLELNEKPLLVQLSWIQNNCEGRFVLRNTKTLPQNTEEVKKEKTGVIQNFKRTLSKKDKKRDNSVGHNDNKNGKENGQNVKKSTCQQQASPSKTPNSDVHGKKSGGPQNKASGSQGPCRSERAGQAPQNKDNCPSTQTLPVSIKLADNHEEAFLVAIVSYTSSTVHFPLSPAYAFYLVTRSLIGGTHDSMHHIATITNKMVAMIDTVIEKHRTIAVSLAFWMANASELLNFLRQDRDLNPLTRPTQKTLAQLVHHSFRYLSQRLQKDLEKHMPSFLTDAKDQTTKSSAIEGVLNCLVRAMSLLRRCRVNAAFSIQLFSQLLHFISGWLVNWLLGSGPTLRGHHRRSPLWLDTMRQRLALVSAWAERQGLELAADCHLSLVMQAITLLSMNAQTMQDTKRVHEACFKLNSLQIRTLTANMPTIPRGMIDNLVSMAEITTDNVLKREGWEIRLEVDVDLHLPFLLPEDGYTCDSMQGIPHGFRDFLEPICHKGLCSLMFQPLSSGTWTVFFSRTDSVSSDTSNLCHETNSTDLMKPDVMMIALKKPLHRGLGLSIVAAKGSGQNKLGIFIKSIVRGGAAHVDGRLTTGDQLLSVNGQSLVGLSQEKAADILLHSSSVVNLEVVKSAAVFYGLDDMLIEPPTVTTRAETTEQISPCKKLMGMRGDPKATVLLRNRWEYRSNPNLAYPHNDSCEMSVDPVTPANKITSVSTGNLLEEPGLPPCPSEPVWGHQRDYLTLPTPRSHSTGQQKPEQTLSTVPSDRPTGVNTMRYARSQENLCEERRSPSVLDRSQIWKSQYDLAKQQTTSQSIAIPVQSNFSTLTRFSHQDQWRASKTGILMKTSQPTRIDVPASPSHGLSFVTFRPPAASPAGNQSHSGSHALIRAPPHAALLQDRQGQHHPGLVPSCSTLPRPRLSSLSAQQQRLSVRPQTSTLRPASTPPAPKESPSQALTSSHCLSSTPASRHAQQPTGLTAESPAGSGLWLDPWRREERERLQKQYRHQAVDQLEQEVQQLQGKVQRTLEESERLRRLSLEWQFQKRLQEFQQSESDEDGDVDIREHERRQEEGRTVVETQPMEHSINQLQSKGHEDKAEVKSQLKGEIKGTTGSIVESGSNYNAMNGNHQGGDFDQVKAPEKLSFKERQKLFALAVSS from the exons ATGGAACATGTGTATGGAAATTATCTTTCTATAATGGACATTGGCACAAATCGCGAGTCTATTGATGCAGCTTTTAAGGAGCAGGAACGTGGTAGACTCACCCACATCATTAACCAGTGGAATTCCAAAAGACTCGATCTGTTTGAAATCAGCCAACCAGATCAG GACCTGAAGTACTACGGTGTGATGAGATTTTACTGGGAAGACCAGGTAGCAGGAAATGTTGCCACCAAGTGCCTGCGTGTCAGTTGCACCGACACTTCCCAGGAGGTCACTGGGACCCTGCTGGAGAAGTTCCGGCCAGACATGAAACTTAAAGTGGACTCCTTCTCTTTGTATGAGGTCCACATCAATAAAG AGGAAAGACAGCTAGAGCTGAATGAGAAGCCACTGCTTGTGCAACTCAGCTGGATTCAAAACAACTGTGAGGGACGCTTTGTCCTGAGGAACACCAAGACTTTACCTCAG AATACTGAAGAAgtgaagaaagagaaaacaggTGTCATCCAGAATTTCAAGAGgacactgtccaaaaaagacaaaaaaagagacaacTCTGTTGGTcataatgacaataaaaatgGAAAAGAGAATGG ACAAAATGTGAAAAAGTCCACATGCCAGCAACAGGCCAGTCCATCTAAAACACCAAACTCTGATGTTCATGGGAAGAAGTCAG GAGGACCACAAAATAAG GCCTCCGGAAGCCAGGGCCCATGCAGATCAGAGCGAGCAGGACAGGCTCCCCAAAACAAAGACAACTG CCCATCAACACAGACGCTGCCAGTCAGCATTAAGTTAGCAGACAACC ATGAAGAAGCATTCCTGGTTGCCATAGTGAGCTACACCAGCTCCACTGTGCACTTCCCCCTGTCCCCAGCCTACGCTTTCTACCTGGTCACTCGCTCTCTGATTGGTGGCACTCATGACAGTATGCACCACATTGCCACCATAACAAACAAGATGGTGGCCATGATAGATACTGTAATTGAG AAACACAGGACCATTGCTGTGTCTCTGGCCTTCTGGATGGCCAACGCTTCCGAGCTGCTGAACTTCCTGAGGCAGGACCGAGACCTGAACCCTCTTACCAGGCCAACTCAGAAAACTCTGGCTCAGCTAGTACACCACTCCTTCAG ATACCTATCCCAGCGTCTGCAGAAGGACCTTGAGAAACACATGCCATCTTTCTTGACTGATGCTAAGGACCAGACAACCAAGTCTTCAGCAATAG AGGGAGTGCTGAACTGTCTGGTGCGAGCCATGAGCTTGTTGCGCAGGTGCCGGGTGAACGCAGCCTTCAGCATCCAGCTCTTCTCCCAGCTGCTGCACTTCATCAGCGGCTGGCTGGTGAACTGGCTGCTGGGCTCAGGGCCGACGCTGAGGGGTCACCACCGGAGGTCACCGCTGTGGCTGGACACGATGCGCCAGCGACTTGCTCTCGTCTCAGCCTGGGCCGAGAGGCAGGGCTTGGAGCTTGCTGCTGACTGCCACCTGAGTCTTGTTATGCAg GCCATAACTCTCCTGAGCATGAATGCACAGACCATGCAGGACACTAAGAGGGTCCACGAGGCCTGTTTCAAACTGAATTCCCTACAGATACGCACACTGACTGCCAATATGCCTACCATACCACGT GGTATGATTGATAACCTGGTCTCTATGGCAGAGATCACAACAGATAACGTGctgaagagagaggggtgggagaTTCGGCTGGAGGTGGATGTTGATCTCCACTTGCCTTTCCTCCTGCCCGAGGACGGTTACACCTGTGACAGCATGCAGGGCATTCCACATGGTTTCCGGGACTTTCTGGAGCCCATCTGCCACAAAG GCCTCTGTTCTCTGATGTTTCAACCCCTCTCTTCTGGCACTTGGACTGTCTTCTTCAGCCGAACAGACTCTGTGTCCTCTGACACCTCAAACTTGTGTCACGAAACGAACAGCACTGACCTGATG AAACCTGATGTGATGATGATTGCTCTTAAGAAACCATTGCATCGTGGACTTGGCCTCAGCATAGTCGCCGCCAAG GGATCTGGACAGAACAAGCTGGGGATTTTTATCAAGTCCATTGTGAGAGGTGGAGCAGCACACGTG GATGGCCGTCTGACAACAGGAGACCAGCTTCTCTCTGTGAATGGACAGAGTCTAGTGGGCCTCTCCCAGGAGAA GGCAGCAGACATTTTGTTGCACAGCAGCTCTGTGGTGAACCTGGAGGTAGTGAAGTCGGCAGCAGTGTTCTATGGACTGGATGACATGTTAATCGAGCCCCCTACAGTCACGACCAGAG CTGAAACAACAGAGCAGATCAGCCCCTGCAAAAAACTGATGGGGATGAGGGGAGACCCCAAAGCTACGGTCCTCCTGAGGAACAGATGGGAGTACCGCTCTAACCCCAACTTGGCTT ATCCTCACAATGATTCTTGTGAGATGTCAGTTGACCCAGTCACCCCAGCCAATAAGATCACATCAGTTTCCACAGGCAATTTACTG GAGGAGCCTGGCTTGCCCCCCTGCCCTTCTGAGCCTGTGTGGGGACACCAGAGAGACTACCTCACCCTGCCGACACCCAGATCTCACAGCACTGGACAGCAAAAGCCTGAACAGACCCTCAGCACAGTGCCTTCAGACAGACCTACTGGGGTGAACACTATG AGATACGCTCGGTCACAGGAGAACTTATGTGAGGAGAGACGATCTCCGTCCGTTCTAGACAGATCACAGATCTGGAAAAGCCAGTATGATCTTGCCAAACAACAGACCACAAGCCAATCCATCGCCATCCCTGTGCAATCAAACTTCAGCACACTGACCAGATTCAGCCACCAAGACCAGTGGAGGGCCTCAAAAACGGGCATTCTCATGAAGACATCCCAGCCCACACGAATTGACGTCCCAGCCTCACCGTCACACGGACTCTCCTTTGTGACCTTCCGACCGCCAGCGGCTTCTCCAGCAGGAAACCAAAGCCACAGTGGCTCTCATGCTCTGATCAGAGCCCCACCGCATGCTGCTCTGCTTCAGGACCGTCAGGGCCAACACCACCCCGGTCTGGTTCCGTCCTGCTCCACGCTGCCTCGCCCtcgcctctcttctctctccgcGCAACAGCAGAGGCTCTCCGTCAGACCCCAGACCTCAACCCTCAGGCCAGCCTCCACGCCACCAGCCCCAAAAGAGTCCCCAAGCCAAGCCCTCACTTCCTCACATTGTCTCAGCTCCACCCCTGCTAGTAGGCATGCGCAGCAGCCTACGGGTCTGACCGCTGAGTCGCCTGCCGGAAGTGGCCTCTGGCTGGACCCGTGGCGCAGGGAGGAGCGGGAGCGTCTGCAAAAGCAGTACCGCCACCAGGCCGTGGACCAGCTGGAGCAGGAGGTGCAACAGCTGCAGGGCAAGGTGCAGCGCACCCTGGAGGAGAGCGAGCGCCTGCGCAGGCTCTCGCTCGAGTGGCAGTTCCAGAAGCGGCTGCAGGAGTTCCAGCAGAGCGAGAGCGACGAGGACGGGGACGTGGACATCAGGGAGCACGAGCGGCggcaggaggaggggaggacgGTGGTGGAG ACACAGCCAATGGAACACAGCATCAACCAGCTGCAGAGTAAAGGTCATGAAGACAAAGCGGAGGTCAAGAGCCAGCTTAAAGGAGAGATCAAAG GCACAACAGGAAGTATTGTGGAGTCTGGCTCAAATTACAATGCAATGAATGGAAATCACCAGGG AGGAGACTTCGATCAAGTGAAGGCACCTGAGAAGCTGTCCTTTAAGGAGCGCCAGAAACTCTTTGCTTTAGCTGTGAGCTCCTAA